The Neomonachus schauinslandi chromosome 14, ASM220157v2, whole genome shotgun sequence genomic interval GCACAACAGATCAAAGGAAGAAAGGGCAAGGTGTGGGGCAAAGAGATGATACTGGCAGCCGATTGAAGGGGACCCCAAAATCATATAGTGCCCTCTTCTCTTTAGGGTACCAAATTTCACAGGCTATGGCTCTGAAAATGAGGTAAAGGGGTCCTGCTTCCTGAGTCTGTTGTGCCAAACCTTGTGCTACAAGCAGACTTCTTAAAAACATATTCattagatatttattgagcacctactatgtgtcggGTACTTTCCTTAATTGGTGTGTtgattatttcattcatataacTCATCATATACTTACAGAGCGCCTACTATGCATCAGGCTCTGGGGAATAAAAGCCCTGAGGCCTTGAGTTTATAGTCCAGCGAGCAGGaagcattaaataaatagatggagaCAGACTGCTAGAGGTACGAAGAAGCAAAGGACATAAAGAAAAGTGATAGCAGAAGAGCCACTTGGCTTGGGTGGTCAAGAAAGAGgaggtggcatttttttttttaaggtttatttatttgagagagagagtgagaaagcgggggagaggcagagggagagggagagagaatcccaaacagaccccatactgagtgtggagcccgatgcagggctcaatcccatgaccctggtgccctgaggaggtggcatttaaaCCAAGATCCTCCAGCTTTTTGAAAAGTGAGATGACAAGCATGCTGGCAGAGGAAACAACAGGTGCATGGGCCCTGAGGCAGAAAATAGCTTGTCCTGTTGAGGATGGTAGgccacccaggtctcctgactacTCCTTATACTCCTGCCCCATCTCAACCCCACCATTCCCCACctaacccattttattttattttaagattttatctatttattaagagagagacagcgagagagggaatacaagcaggggcagagggagagggagaagcaggctccccactgagcagggagaccgatgcagggctcgatcccgatcccaggactctgggatcatgacctgagcccaaggcagatgcttaacgactgagctacccaggcaccccccacctaACCCATTTTAGATCCCACTTACCATGTTCCAATTTTTCCACCCTCTAACACAATATCCAATTcccttatttatttcatttattgcttATTGGTTTCTCCCCCAACTAGGACATAAGTTCAATGATGTTATAGATTTTCTATTTGCTCGCTGATGTATCTCCAGTTCCTAGGGCAGTGACTGGGccattgtaggtgctcaataaatatttgttggataaataatGGGGACCCcactgaaaacatatgttcacacaaaaactagGATGCAACTGTtaatagcagcactattcataagagccaaaaattataaacccagatgtccatcatatgatgaatggataaacaaaatgtgggtctgtccatacagtggaatactattcagttataaaaaggaatgaagtactgttATATggtacaatgtggatgaacctcaaagacattatgctaagtgaaagaagccaatcacaagaGGCCACATGttgtacgattccatttacatgaagtgttcagaagaggcaaatccatacagacagaaagcattttggtgattgccagaggggcaCGGGGAACAAtcgctaatgggtacagggtattcttttgggggtgatgaaaatgttctggaatgagTGGTGATGGTTCCACAACtctgtgagtatactaaaaaccactgaaatgtacattttaagtggttaaatggtgaattttatgttatgtgaactTTATCtcaataacaaattattttttaaaacgttttccaaaaagaaaaaaatccctactCACATTACCAGGTTCCTGCATCCAGCTCTCTTCCGAGGAGGCAGCTGGTGGGGTGCGGGGGGCAGCGTGGGGCCAGAGAGCAGGCAAGCAGTGAGCGGGGCTCCTGGGCGCTGGCGGAGCTGATAATCAGGACGTATTTAAACTCTGGCTGTGTCTTCTTGCAGTGGCCGCTGCCGATGAGGGCATCAGCCCGCGGGCAGTGTGGCAGTTTCGCAACATGATCAAGTGCACGATCCCCAGCAGTAGCCCCTTGCAGGAGTACAACGACTACGGCTGCTACTGTGGCCTGGGTGGATCCGGCACCCCTGTGGATGAACTGGACAAGTGAGTGATCGATCGGCAGAGAGGGCGGAGTGaccgtggggtggggggagggcacaaTCCAAGGATCTCACGAGGAGGCACAGAAAGGGGAGTTGCATATTTGCTAAAGATAACATATTTTCACCTCTTGTCATAAACAAACATGCTCCAAGAGGACCCTGAATCCAATGCTCTATCAGGAGGAAAAAGCGAAAGGTTGGAGATTTAAGTAGTAGCGGGTGCTGCTGCCCTCTAGTGGCAGAACATCGCAACACAAGACACTGCAGAGAAGATTCAATTGTCCTCTTAACCCCCCAGCAGGGGTTAAGACTCTCACTGCATCTTCAGAATATATGATTGTACTATATGCCTGCGACCATTTTTAAATCGCCATAAATAAACATGAAGGACTAAAGTTTTTTCAAGCCACAGGACCAATATCTTCCGGAGCATGTCAGCTAAATCATCCCTACCTGTTCCCGAGGCTGACCtgcttccctgcccctctccaggtGTTGCCAGACGCACGACCACTGCTACTCAGAAGCCAAGAAGCTGGACAGCTGTAAATTCCTCCTGGACAACCCCTACACCAAAACCTACTCATACTCATGCTCTGGCTCTGAGATTACCTGCAGCGGTATGTTTAGTCTCTTGTTGGCTTGTCAGCCCTCAATAGACAGGGGAggaaataatagtaatgatatcCACCATTTATCAATCACTTCGTTGGCGCCAGGCTGTGTCTCCTTGAATCCTGGCAAAAACCCTAGGTGATCGgtattattattatacccatttaaCTGATGACGAAACGAAGGCTCAGAAGGCTGAGCCAATTGCCGTGGGGCACACAGCTCATACATggtggtgtttggttttttttttttttaagattttatttatttatttgagagagagagagagagacagtgagagagggaacacaagcaggggggagagggagaagcaggcttcccgcggagcagggagcccgatgtggggctcgatcccaggaccctgggaccatgacctgagccaaaggcagacgcttaacgactgagccacccaggcgccccgtggtgTTTGGTTTTGAACACAGGTCTATATGACTCCAAAGTCTCTGCTCTTAACTGCCATGCTATACAGCTTCGTTATTTCATAAAAAAGAGTTTAGAACTACCATTTATGAGTTTCTTATTACCTCCCAGGTGCTAGGCTAAGGTTTTAATAaccccattttccaggtgagaaagCTGAGACTCAAAATAGCTACTTGCCCCAAATGACACAGCTTCTAAGTGGAAAGGCCAGCATTTGAACTCAGTTGTTTCTGATATCAAAGGTTCTGGTCTTAACCACTAAGTTATGCAGAGCTCCTGGTGAAGTATGTCCGTTCAGGAAGGTAGTTCTGAAGAGCAGACgattcagagaggtgaagggtaTTGTCATGCTAGGCCAGCATCTGGATTTGCACTACTCTCTACTACGCACCCACAGACGGGTCCCATTTTTCAAAACTGTACATACAATCTTGGAATAACCACAATTCAAATCCAGGAggccaagaaagaaaaatttttttaaataaagattttatttatttgacagagagagacagcaagagagggaacacaagcagggggagtgggagagggagaagcaggcttcccgcggagcagggagccccatgcggggctcgatcccaggaccctgggatcatgacccaagccaaaggcagaggcgaaacgactgagccacccaggcgccccggccaaGAGAAAAattaccaggggcgcctgggtggctcagtcgtttcacgtctgccttcagctagggtcatgatcccggcgtcctgggatcgagccccacatcaggctctttgctcagcagggagcctgcttctccctctccctctgcctgctgctccccctgcttgtgctctttgactcactccctctctctctctcaatctgacaaataaataaaatcttttaataaaataaaagattactgAATATAAGTAGAGGTACGTAATTAAATTATGGGTAACAAAAttgaaactcattttaaaagttattgttgttgtttcttttggttAAAAAGGTAAACAAGGCCAAAGTAATGTAATTTCAAACTCTTCAGAGGTGTATCACAGAAAGGAGAAGATGCCTATAATCCTACCTCCCAAAATAACCAGTTGGATATATTGcccttcattttcctttagtAAAATATCTTGGAAACATGTCCACATATGGGtatacttaattattttaaatatctgtataatattctactgtaaaaacattttgtaattttttaaatatgtgctaTAAAGTAGAGAAATTGCCTTGCTAAACTTCACTAAGGTGAGATGTACAATATTTTGCTGCCTTGAGTATATGTTTTAGTGTTTTccatattgcctttttttttaagattttttttattttattattttattatttttttaatttttttttttttttagattttatttatttgagagagacagagacagtgagatagcacaagtggggaggagagggagaagcaggctccccacagcagggagcccgatgcgagactcgatcccaggaccctgggatcatgacctgagtggaaggcagacgcttaaccaactgagccacccaggcgcccttccataTTGCTTTAAAGTTGCTTGCCTACGTTATCAGAGATCTATAGCTATATGAGTTTTaagagctcatttttttttaaagattttatttatttgaaagagagagcacaagcagggggaggggcagagggagaagcagctccccgctgagcagggagcccgatgtggggctccatcccaggaccctgggatcacgacctgagtcaaaggcagatgcttaattgactgagtcacgcaggtgccccaaaagctcATTTTAAGTCAAATAGGACTTCCCAAAAGGCACCCATCACGCGTAGGATTGCCAGATTATACACATGTTGCCCAATTAAATTTGACTTTCAGATAgacaatgaacattttttttattctacattcCAAACACTgcatttattgtttatctgatagtctggtatttttatttgttaaatctgtcaaccctagggcgcctgggtggctcagttggttgggcgactgctttcggctcaggtcatgatcctggcgttccgggatcgagtcccacatcgggctccctgctccagggggtctgcttctccctctgccctcttccctctcgtgctctctgtctctcattctctctctctcaaataaataaataaaatcttaaaaaaaaaaatctgtcaacccTAAATTTGTATCAATAGAATGGCTACAAGATTATTCCAGCTAATTCTTCCCGCCCCCAGATTGGACAAAGCAGGATCTACCTTGGCTCAGTCCTCTCCTCTTGCTCTTttacagacaaaaacaaagagtGCCAGGCCTTCATCTGCAACTGCGACCGCAATGCTGCCATCTGCTTTTCAAAGGCCCCATATAACAAAGAGCACAAGAACCTGGACACCAAGAAGTACTGTTAGTGATTGAGCATCCCCCTGGGAAAGCATCATCCCTATGTACCGCATAGCCTTCACCTTACCCTGTCTCCTCCAATAAAGCACTTTATTGAAAGGCCTCAGGTTTGGAGACTGTTtcattctctgtgtctctaaGTCTCTTCTTAGTTTTTTGTGAGCATCATTCCTTCTAGCCTTGGAAGTTGAATTAGAGGGCTATTTCTAGGGAGTGAACACCATAAGACCTGAATGATTAACAACTGAttatttactctgtgccagattGAAATGCATAATATATCTTCTGAGGTAAAAACCTACCTCTTTTTCATTatccccagggctgggggagagagaaaactaatccctttaacatttttttttaaagattttatttatttatttgacagagagagacacagcgagagagggaatacaagcagggggaatgggagagggagaagcaggcctcccgcggagcagggagcccgatgccgggctccatcccaggaccctgggatcatgacctgagccgaaggcagacgcttaacgactgagccacccaggcgctccctttaacaatattttttaaaagattttattcattcaggggcacttgggtggctcagtgggttaagcgtctgccttcagctcaggtcatgatcccagggtcctgggcgagccccagtcgggctccctgctctgagggaagcctgcttctccctctcccagtccccctgcttgtgttttgacagagggagagacagcgagagaggaaacacaagtagggggagtgggagagggagaaacaggcttcccgctgagcatggagcccgatgcagggcttgatcccaaaaccctgggatcatgacctgagcccaaggcagccgcttaactgactgagccacccaggcgccccccaaattaaaaaaaaaatcttaaaaaaatattttattcattcatcctacagcaagagaaagcacaagcagggggagcagcagagggagcgggagaagcaggctccccaccaagcagggagtcccatatggggctggatcccaggactccgggatcgtgaccctagcggaaggcagatgcttaacacactgagccacccaggcgcccccctttaaCAATCTTTCAATGAGCATCTGATGGGTGCTcattaaaagaaatggaatatggGAAACACCAGTACAGTGGCtgaaacttaaaagaataaataaactgaattgTGAGTATTCTGAAGTAGCGATTACATCCCAGCAGCCACAGTATCTTCACAGTGCTTTGCACATCGCACACGCTCATTAAGTAATTGTTCAACGAAGGTACATCTTGGCGCCAAGTTTTGCTGCAGTTGAGGAAAAACCACGTGGCTATATTTACCTTTTCAGATCACGTGATCCTGAGCCCAACCCAGCCAGGGATTTCAGAGTAGGAAATGTGATTGGGTATCTTTTGGACACGTGGTCTccgggtccttttttttttttttttttttttaatgttgaaaagcGGCCCAGCCCCCGGGCGACCTCGGCGCCTCCCGGGCTCTGGCCCCGCCCCCTCGCGCGTCGGCCCCAGCTGGCGCAGGCGCAGTGGTTGGTAACGGTTGCTCCAGCCGGCGTCAGGGTGAGGTGGCGGCGACGGGTCCGTGCGCGGCTTCCTGGGTCCTCGGTGCGCAGTTCTCCAGGGTCAGACTGCTGCGGGAAGGAAAGAGTGGGCGGGCCGAGTGTGAAAAAAGAGCGAGCTCACGTGGGTATGACGTTGGGGCCCACCTTCCTGCGGTGCGCGTGCCCGTCTGGATGTCTCGGCCCCACACACGCCCTGCCGCCCCAAGCCCCCTGCCAGTTTCCGGTCGGTAGCTCCTCCGGGGCTCCCATCCCGGAAAGGGTCGAGGGGGCCGGGAAGCTGGGGTGCCAAACTGGCGCGAGGAGAGAGGCGAGTGGATGTGGGGCGAGCCAAGGGCTTCTGCGCCCCAAGTCCCCACTGTCAAAGAGGGGAAACAAAGGAGGGCTTTGCAGCTCTGACCTCCGGTTGGAATGCTCTCCCTTTCCCCGCCTGGTGCTTGCCTGTTCATCCCTCAGGACTTAGTTGGGGTCACCTCAAGAAGTTTCTTGAGTCTTGCCATTCTTCCCT includes:
- the PLA2G1B gene encoding phospholipase A2; the encoded protein is MKFLVLAALLIVAAADEGISPRAVWQFRNMIKCTIPSSSPLQEYNDYGCYCGLGGSGTPVDELDKCCQTHDHCYSEAKKLDSCKFLLDNPYTKTYSYSCSGSEITCSDKNKECQAFICNCDRNAAICFSKAPYNKEHKNLDTKKYC